From a region of the Torulaspora globosa chromosome 7, complete sequence genome:
- the HMT1 gene encoding protein-arginine omega-N methyltransferase HMT1 (ancestral locus Anc_3.233), whose translation MMSKTAAGESATQKGALSHSEQHYFDSYDHYGIHEEMLQDSVRTLSYRNAIVQNKHLFKDKIVLDVGCGTGILSMFAAKNGAKHVIGVDMSSIIEMAREIVELNGFSDKITLLRGKLEDVELPFPKVDIIISEWMGYFLLYESMLDTVLYARDHYLVEGGLIFPDKCSLHIAGLEDAQYKDEKINYWHDVYGFDYSPFIPLVMQEPIVDTVQGNVVNTTRCQLIEFDLNTVQLSDLSFKAKFEVEAKRQDWINGLIAWFDIVFPAPEGKIPVGFSTGAHSPYTHWKQTVFYLKENLEAETGDVLRGELTCAPNKRHNRDLDIKITYDFEAKGIDAARRSKSGEDTFIMR comes from the coding sequence ATGATGAGCAAGACCGCAGCTGGCGAATCAGCTACTCAAAAGGGTGCTTTGAGCCATAGTGAGCAGCACTATTTCGACTCGTACGATCACTATGGTATCCACGAAGAAATGTTACAGGATTCTGTGCGCACCTTGTCATACAGAAATGCAATTGTTCAAAACAAACATCTTTTCAAGGACAAAATTGTGCTAGATGTTGGCTGTGGAACTGGTATTCTTTCGATGTTTGCTGCCAAGAACGGTGCAAAGCACGTCATCGGTGTCGATATGTCCAGCATCATCGAGATGGCTCGCGAAATTGTCGAGCTGAACGGTTTCTCTGATAAGATTACCTTATTGCGTGGTAAGTTGGAGGACGTGGAACTGCCATTCCCCAAGGTAGACATCATCATTTCTGAATGGATGGGATATTTCTTACTTTATGAGTCTATGCTGGACACAGTGCTTTATGCCCGTGATCACTATTTGGTCGAGGGTGGCTTAATTTTCCCTGACAAATGTTCTTTACACATTGCTGGTCTGGAGGATGCTCAATATAAAgacgagaagatcaacTACTGGCACGACGTTTATGGTTTCGACTATTCTCCCTTCATTCCATTGGTCATGCAAGAACCAATTGTCGATACTGTGCAAGGCAACGTGGTCAACACTACGAGATGCCAACTTATCGAGTTTGATCTAAACACAGTTCAACTTTCGGATCTGTCATTCAAGGCTAAATTTGAGGTTGAAGCCAAGAGACAAGATTGGATTAATGGGCTGATCGCCTGGTTTGATATCGTTTTCCCGGCTCCAGAAGGAAAAATACCGGTTGGCTTCTCAACCGGCGCGCACTCTCCATACACTCATTGGAAGCAAACCGTGTTTTACCTGAAAGAAAATTTAGAAGCTGAGACAGGCGATGTTCTGAGAGGTGAACTTACTTGTGCTCCAAACAAGCGTCATAACAGAGATCTGGACATCAAGATTACCTACGATTTCGAGGCCAAGGGGATCGATGCCGCTCGCAGAAGCAAATCTGGCGAAGACACCTTTATCATGCGCTAA
- the RAD61 gene encoding Rad61p (ancestral locus Anc_3.235): protein MVRVYGKRSRSWTYDSSQYGDESMVELSDDGEIEEIKQPVTANEPDNITLSRQDESNDADEESLRISSSTVSFIRDTCNATSTSVAMDDDISPLKAFDFLQGRSAVKKRKTNYKKVSVGECEDPEAPNGSESSIDKTVDRLNQFLASLQPANAEDQIKDQFERELKKSVEEDYSCSFDKVMYDRSRTILFNEDEDGIEVQEPDQQTEVAAEIPKTGRKAGKHLTHHYKELKNIGEVVKYQDELQFLTDESPSKINIETFISRFLGLAMAIEQDEEFLEYINRHAANEICRWCFSKELNRHPVVTLLQSFLLTKVRLPPEYPPSDFEHLVVLSLGCDEPPSIHSLTGKLRRMNLTDFLNKTGKKSAQDYSLQLCLNYPDQLLSQEVTRRILDIAIQRDLDQESSSVLFPLVEHILSSGSPVVGDTSSILLGSLICALPKQCCNEDLVKSLIMLSNENKVLTEAPVEQKQKLMHCSLGFILRHIHPIADSTADLVILYLGLLLNMLDVCDARLFEKQQLDHARKLLPSISTSDTDPFIVCMYSLNLAHILFGAGERLHEEEKDLLMRILNSYDKEGININQAIRDQVKAALNNFL from the coding sequence ATGGTGAGAGTCTACGGTAAGCGAAGTCGATCATGGACGTACGATAGTAGCCAATATGGTGATGAGTCAATGGTGGAACTAAGCGATGAtggagaaattgaagagatcaagcAGCCGGTTACAGCAAATGAGCCGGATAATATCACATTGAGCCGTCAAGATGAGTCTAATGATGCTGACGAAGAATCTTTGCGCATAAGCTCGAGTACGGTGAGTTTTATCCGTGATACTTGCAATGCAACAAGCACTAGTGTCGCTATGGATGATGATATCTCACCATTGAAGGCTTTCGACTTCCTGCAAGGTCGCTCAGCAgtaaagaagaggaaaacAAATTACAAGAAGGTCAGCGTTGGGGAATGTGAAGATCCCGAGGCTCCCAATGGATCTGAAAGCTCAATAGATAAAACGGTTGATAGGCTCAATCAATTCCTGGCATCTCTCCAGCCAGCTAATGCAGAGGACCAAATCAAGGATCAATTTGAGCGGGAGCTGAAAAAGTCGGTAGAGGAAGATTATTCATGTTCTTTTGATAAGGTGATGTATGACCGGTCGCGAACGATTCTGTTtaatgaagatgaggatggGATTGAGGTCCAAGAACCGGATCAGCAAACGGAGGTTGCAGCAGAAATACCCAAGACAGGCCGAAAAGCTGGTAAGCATTTGACACATCATTAtaaggagctgaagaatataGGTGAAGTTGTAAAGTATCAGGATGAATTGCAGTTTCTTACGGATGAATCACCGTCCAAAATTAACATTGAAACCTTCATTTCAAGGTTCCTTGGCCTGGCGATGGCGATAgagcaagatgaagagtttctTGAGTACATTAACCGACACGCAGCAAATGAAATTTGCCGCTGGTGCTTCTCCAAGGAACTCAATAGGCATCCGGTGGTCACACTGCTACAGTCTTTTTTGCTGACCAAAGTACGACTGCCGCCGGAATATCCCCCGTCAGACTTCGAACATTTAGTCGTTTTGTCTCTAGGCTGCGATGAACCCCCATCCATACATTCCTTGACCGGCAAGCTGAGGCGTATGAACCTAACAGACTTCCTAAACAAGACTGGAAAAAAGTCCGCCCAAGATTACTCTCTGCAGCTATGCCTCAATTATCCAGATCAATTATTGTCACAAGAAGTGACGAGACGAATCCTCGATATTGCTATTCAGAGAGATCTTGATCAGGAATCTAGTTCCGTACTTTTTCCGCTTGTTGAGCATATACTATCATCAGGCTCACCTGTCGTAGGTGACACCTCAAGTATTCTTCTGGGCAGCCTGATATGTGCGCTGCCCAAGCAATGCTGTAACGAGGATTTAGTAAAGTCACTGATAATGCTATCCAATGAGAACAAGGTACTGACCGAAGCGCCAGTAGAGCAAAAGCAGAAGCTAATGCATTGTTCGCTAGGCTTTATATTGAGGCACATCCACCCCATAGCGGATTCAACAGCAGACCTCGTCATCCTATACCTGGGGCTTTTACTCAACATGTTAGATGTTTGTGACGCACGACTGTTCGAGAAGCAGCAACTAGATCACGCAAGAAAGCTGTTGCCTAGTATCTCAACTAGTGATACAGATCCATTTATTGTCTGTATGTACTCTTTGAACCTTGCTCATATACTATTTGGTGCAGGAGAGCGACTAcatgaggaagagaaagaccTACTAATGAGGATCTTGAATTCCTACGATAAAGAAGGCATAAATATCAATCAAGCTATACGGGATCAAGTCAAGGCTGCTTTGAATAATTTTCTATAA
- the RPL4A gene encoding 60S ribosomal protein uL4 (ancestral locus Anc_3.232): protein MSRPQVTVQSLTGEATSSSLPLPAVFNAPIRADIVHSVFVSVNKNKRQAYAVSEKAGHQTSAESWGTGRAVARIPRVGGGGTHRSGQAAFGNMCRGGRMFAPTKTWRKWNVKVNHNEKRYATASAIAASAVASLVLARGHRVENIPEIPLVVSNELESVKKTKDAVAALKAVGAQADLVKVLKSKKLRAGKGKYRNRRWTQRRGPLVVYSEDNGIVKAFRNVPGVETANVASLNLLQLAPGAHLGRFVIWTESAFASLDKIWGSETVASAKSNYALPANIITNADVTRIINSSDIQSVVRPAGQATQKRTHVLKKNPLKNKQVLLRLNPYAKVFAAEKLGSKKVEQSAQKPADVFTQTLKHD, encoded by the coding sequence ATGTCTCGTCCTCAAGTTACCGTTCAATCTCTAACCGGTGAAGCTACTTCTAGCTCTTTGCCATTGCCAGCTGTGTTCAATGCTCCAATCCGTGCTGACATTGTGCACTCTGTGTTCGTTTCTgtgaacaagaacaagagacaAGCTTACGCTGTCTCTGAGAAGGCAGGTCACCAAACTTCTGCCGAATCTTGGGGTACCGGTCGTGCTGTTGCCCGTATTCCAAGAGtcggtggtggtggtaCCCACAGATCCGGCCAAGCTGCTTTCGGTAACATGTGTCGTGGTGGTCGTATGTTTGCTCCAACCAAGACCTGGAGAAAGTGGAACGTCAAGGTTAACCACAACGAGAAGCGTTACGCCACTGCATCTGCCATTGCTGCATCTGCTGTTGCTTCTTTGGTGTTGGCTAGAGGTCACAGAGTTGAAAACATCCCAGAGATCCCATTGGTTGTCTCTAACGAGTTGGAGTCtgtcaagaagaccaaggatgctgttgctgctttgaaggctGTTGGTGCCCAGGCTGACCTGGTCAAGGTGCTGAAATCCAAGAAGTTGAGAGCTGGTAAGGGTAAGTAcagaaacagaagatggacccAGAGAAGAGGCCCATTGGTTGTGTACTCTGAGGACAACGGTATTGTGAAGGCGTTCAGAAACGTTCCAGGCGTCGAAACCGCTAACGTTgcctctttgaacttgttgCAGTTGGCTCCAGGTGCTCACTTGGGTAGATTCGTCATCTGGACCGAGTCTGCTTTCGCTAGCTTGGACAAGATCTGGGGTTCCGAGACCGTTGCCTCTGCCAAGTCCAACTACGCGTTGCCAGCTAACATCATCACCAACGCCGATGTCACCAGAATCATCAACTCTTCTGACATCCAGTCTGTTGTTAGACCAGCTGGTCAGGCTACTCAGAAGCGCACTCacgtcttgaagaagaacccattgaagaacaagcaggtgttgttgagattgaacCCATACGCTAAGGTTTTCGCCGCTGAAAAGTTGGGCTCCAAGAAGGTTGAGCAGTCCGCTCAAAAGCCAGCCGACGTCTTCACTCAAACTTTGAAGCACGACTAA
- the PSF1 gene encoding DNA replication protein PSF1 (ancestral locus Anc_3.234), producing MYGDLANKLVLEAKRTKQLQSRSGDGYKLPMYHEELVQGILKEVGQLKKNSEYLKEQQLLGNLEDKVSKCQFFVTLLCLERNKRCLLAYQKMRADILDKIAWDNNGLDLLSDLKGTEQVSTNISPDEQEYLKEYLDLLTDLKSGELADIDLSGSLTPPSDVFIDVRVLKEAGEIQTEYGVFNLIKDSQFFVRQADVERLIQQGYLQKI from the coding sequence ATGTATGGAGATCTAGCTAATAAACTGGTTCTTGAGGCCAAGCGCACAAAGCAGTTGCAAAGTCGAAGCGGTGACGGTTATAAGCTGCCTATGTACCATGAAGAGCTTGTACAGGGGATCCTGAAGGAAGTGGGACAACTAAAAAAAAACAGCGAGTATTTAAAAGAACAACAGCTGCTGGGGAATCTCGAGGATAAGGTTTCCAAATGCCAGTTTTTTGTCACTCTACTGTGTTTGGAGCGCAACAAGCGTTGTTTACTGGCCTACCAAAAGATGAGGGCAGACATTTTAGATAAAATTGCCTGGGACAACAACGGATTGGATCTTCTCTCAGATCTGAAGGGCACAGAACAGGTATCAACTAATATTTCGCCAGATGAACAAGAGTATTTGAAGGAGTATCTCGATCTGTTGACGGACTTGAAAAGCGGTGAACTGGCAGATATAGATCTTTCAGGCAGTCTGACACCTCCGAGTGATGTTTTCATAGATGTCCGAGTCCTGAAGGAGGCCGGGGAGATTCAGACCGAGTATGGCGTGTtcaatctgatcaaagaTTCGCAGTTTTTCGTCAGGCAAGCGGACGTCGAGAGATTGATCCAGCAGGGCTACCTGCAAAAGATCTAG
- the PDX3 gene encoding pyridoxamine-phosphate oxidase PDX3 (ancestral locus Anc_3.236), producing the protein MAEDSERTQTPIIFAPDTYQYDKFSLEESQLAEDPIDQFAKWFAEARADKSETLPEAINFASAELPSGRVSSRVLLFKELDHRGFTIYSNWGTSKKAHDIKTNPHAAITFFWKDLQRQVRIEGFTEHVNRETSERYFKTRPRGSKVGAWSSPQSHVIKDRQELNALAKKNEERFEGVADIPCPDYWGGLRVVPLEIEFWQGRPNRLHDRFSYTRKSEHDPWIRVRLAP; encoded by the coding sequence ATGGCTGAAGATTCTGAGAGAACTCAAACACCGATCATTTTTGCTCCAGACACTTACCAATATGACAAGTTCTCCCTGGAAGAGTCACAATTAGCAGAGGATCCGATCGACCAATTTGCCAAATGGTTTGCCGAGGCTAGAGCTGATAAATCGGAGACACTTCCTGAAGCGATTAATTTTGCTTCTGCTGAGTTGCCCAGCGGAAGAGTTTCGTCAAGGGTTTTACTGTTTAAAGAGCTAGACCATCGTGGATTTACGATTTACTCCAATTGGGGAACTTCTAAAAAAGCTCACGATATTAAGACGAATCCCCATGCTGCAATCACCTTCTTTTGGAAGGATCTACAAAGACAGGTGAGAATCGAAGGTTTCACTGAACACGTTAACCGCGAGACCTCTGAGCGTTATTTCAAAACCAGACCTCGTGGCTCCAAGGTCGGTGCTTGGTCATCACCTCAATCGCATGTAATTAAAGACAGACAGGAACTCAATGCCTtagccaagaagaacgaagaaAGATTTGAAGGTGTTGCGGATATACCCTGTCCCGATTACTGGGGAGGTCTAAGAGTTGTCCCATTGGAGATTGAATTTTGGCAGGGCAGACCTAATCGTTTACATGATCGTTTTTCGTATACAAGAAAGAGCGAACATGATCCTTGGATCAGAGTTCGTCTGGCACCTTGA